The proteins below come from a single Holdemania massiliensis genomic window:
- a CDS encoding DUF3313 domain-containing protein, giving the protein MAKQVTSIRLSKESIDKINALIVLEDPEANLKSNQNKSAVIIKAVDFYYAAKMDDAVGDEYLQRMATYINDAIKQNLNAIARSCNATRFITEVNKELIKILLLTYDLPQESDKALKLLKQPSIYEELISKQMLKALQEGSGDHEN; this is encoded by the coding sequence ATGGCTAAGCAAGTTACATCAATAAGACTCTCAAAAGAGAGTATAGATAAGATCAATGCATTAATAGTTTTAGAAGATCCAGAGGCAAATTTAAAATCAAATCAAAACAAATCGGCAGTCATTATAAAGGCTGTCGATTTCTATTATGCTGCTAAAATGGATGATGCTGTAGGGGACGAATATCTTCAACGTATGGCCACCTATATTAATGATGCGATAAAGCAGAATTTAAATGCTATAGCAAGATCATGTAATGCGACGAGATTTATAACAGAAGTTAATAAAGAATTAATTAAAATTTTATTACTTACTTATGATTTGCCACAAGAATCTGATAAAGCCTTAAAACTTTTAAAGCAGCCATCAATATATGAAGAACTTATATCAAAACAAATGCTGAAAGCCTTGCAGGAAGGAAGTGGAGATCATGAAAATTGA
- a CDS encoding DUF6036 family nucleotidyltransferase has protein sequence MSHEKPITKENLDFYLKELAKEYRKLNGKLMPAEIILVGGAAALANYGFRNVTYDIDVIIRASSAMKDAINNVGDRFDLPNGWINTDFTKTDSYSSKLFQYSQYYKTFSNIVSFRTVTAEYLIAMKLKSGREYKNDLSDIVGIVKAEKGLGNPLTFEKVDNAVNQLYGSRQGIDQDLIERLKSVLNLSVDRLEDLYKTLQEREKENKKMLIEFEKKYPKKLNNSNIKEVLASMYILNTNSKIIEEINENQVEEEDINLEI, from the coding sequence ATGTCGCATGAAAAACCTATTACAAAAGAAAATTTAGATTTTTATCTTAAAGAATTGGCTAAAGAATATCGTAAACTTAATGGTAAGCTTATGCCTGCGGAGATAATTTTAGTTGGAGGTGCGGCAGCTCTTGCAAACTATGGTTTCCGAAATGTAACATATGATATTGATGTAATTATCAGAGCAAGCTCTGCAATGAAAGATGCTATAAATAATGTGGGAGACCGGTTTGATCTCCCTAATGGATGGATAAATACAGACTTTACAAAAACAGATTCTTATTCATCGAAACTTTTCCAATACAGCCAGTATTATAAGACTTTTTCAAATATAGTTAGTTTTCGTACAGTAACTGCGGAATATCTGATAGCAATGAAACTAAAATCTGGACGTGAATACAAAAATGATCTTAGTGATATTGTAGGTATTGTAAAAGCAGAGAAAGGACTTGGCAACCCTTTAACTTTTGAAAAAGTGGATAATGCGGTAAATCAATTATATGGATCGCGACAAGGAATTGATCAAGATTTAATAGAACGTTTAAAAAGTGTGCTTAATTTGAGCGTTGATAGACTAGAGGATTTGTATAAAACATTGCAGGAAAGAGAAAAAGAAAATAAAAAGATGCTTATTGAATTTGAAAAGAAATATCCAAAAAAATTAAATAATAGCAATATAAAAGAGGTTTTAGCTTCGATGTACATACTTAATACGAATTCAAAAATCATAGAAGAGATTAACGAAAATCAAGTTGAAGAAGAGGATATAAATCTTGAAATATGA
- a CDS encoding diguanylate cyclase, producing MKSIQTKFILLILSCIFICSTVIGGAGIINAQRAVDADTALMMNYRCSELTSDIDALLSRIEQSVKTLSAYTDEHLESVDRLKNDDDYRQEFTEQLQSVAVNAANNTEGAVAVYVRFNPDFTPPTSGLFWSKTALNGTFQQLTPTDFSKYNPSDIEHVGWYYIPVSNGKATWIPPYSNENINVQMISYVIPLYKNNQTVGVVGMDIDFNVIKELVDEVRIYTSGYAFLTDDKANIMFHKTYPFGISIESVDSSLIPLMTELGNGTSGGNLFSYQANGVKKKMAFRTLRNGMRLALTAPLSEIDSHKNQLILQILLALLIITPLAIMVTIMITRKMIKPLKELNTAAQKIAEGDLSIALTKQTKDEVGTLADSFQKTVNHLQKYIEYINSMAYRDALTGVKNKAAYQETEKRLEEQMHKGWPEFAVVVLDINDLKHVNDHFGHDFGDMMIISACKLICKTFLHSPVYRIGGDEFVVILENADYVNYKELLENFQLAIDDYNASSDADSQLSIARGIAIYNSDIDLVFSNVFKRADDAMYQNKAAMKVKKNNTSTEPAA from the coding sequence ATGAAATCCATACAAACAAAGTTTATTCTGCTAATCCTAAGCTGTATTTTCATTTGTTCCACAGTGATCGGCGGAGCAGGCATTATCAATGCTCAGCGTGCTGTCGATGCGGATACCGCTTTGATGATGAATTATCGCTGCAGTGAATTGACCAGTGATATTGATGCACTTCTTTCACGTATTGAACAATCTGTCAAAACACTGAGCGCTTATACTGATGAGCATTTGGAAAGCGTGGATCGGCTGAAAAATGATGATGATTATCGTCAGGAATTTACCGAACAGCTGCAGTCCGTTGCGGTCAATGCCGCTAATAATACGGAAGGGGCCGTGGCGGTTTATGTGCGTTTCAATCCCGATTTTACACCACCGACCTCCGGTTTATTCTGGAGCAAAACCGCGCTTAACGGAACTTTTCAGCAGCTGACGCCCACTGATTTTTCAAAGTATAATCCATCGGATATAGAACATGTAGGCTGGTATTACATCCCCGTAAGCAATGGAAAAGCAACCTGGATCCCACCTTATTCCAACGAAAATATCAATGTGCAGATGATTTCGTATGTTATTCCATTATACAAAAACAATCAAACCGTCGGGGTTGTTGGAATGGATATTGATTTCAATGTAATCAAAGAACTGGTCGATGAAGTCCGCATTTATACAAGTGGATATGCCTTTTTAACCGATGATAAAGCAAACATTATGTTTCATAAGACTTACCCGTTCGGGATTTCAATCGAGAGCGTGGATTCCAGTCTGATCCCATTAATGACTGAATTAGGAAATGGTACCAGCGGCGGTAATTTATTTTCCTATCAAGCCAACGGCGTTAAGAAGAAAATGGCTTTCCGGACACTGCGCAACGGCATGCGGCTGGCTTTGACCGCACCGCTTTCCGAAATTGACAGTCATAAAAATCAGTTAATCCTTCAGATTCTGTTAGCTTTATTAATCATTACTCCGTTGGCGATTATGGTCACGATCATGATCACCCGAAAGATGATCAAGCCGTTAAAAGAACTGAACACCGCTGCTCAAAAAATCGCTGAGGGCGATTTAAGCATTGCCTTAACCAAACAAACAAAGGATGAAGTGGGAACATTGGCCGATAGTTTTCAAAAAACAGTCAATCATTTACAGAAATATATTGAGTATATTAACAGTATGGCTTATCGCGATGCCTTAACCGGTGTAAAAAATAAAGCTGCTTATCAGGAAACGGAAAAGCGCTTAGAGGAACAAATGCACAAGGGCTGGCCGGAATTTGCGGTGGTCGTTCTGGATATCAACGATTTAAAGCATGTTAACGATCACTTTGGACACGACTTCGGCGATATGATGATTATCTCTGCGTGCAAATTGATTTGTAAGACTTTCTTACACAGTCCAGTTTATCGTATTGGCGGTGATGAATTCGTGGTCATTCTGGAAAATGCAGATTATGTCAATTACAAAGAACTTTTAGAAAACTTCCAGCTAGCTATTGATGATTACAATGCCAGCAGTGATGCAGACAGTCAGCTTTCTATTGCCCGGGGAATCGCGATTTACAATAGTGATATTGATCTTGTTTTCTCCAATGTCTTTAAACGTGCGGATGACGCCATGTATCAGAATAAGGCTGCGATGAAAGTTAAGAAAAATAACACAAGTACTGAACCAGCCGCTTAA
- a CDS encoding type IV secretory system conjugative DNA transfer family protein translates to MKKLMVVIAGFIFIFLSIYWFGILAVSIFKYQSISIAGMFNYKSLFFDEHHIYFYFLTFIALGLWLDVVYTTYFSKKQRDKRKKKRKLSHNEQVSITHLATKHEAKKGLLRLEINKGGEIKHNTILDYVDAAFDPLKRFYNLIVGSNVCRKLFKTTDINKLNIRHTYIVGEKKNKRGGLPIITKKNKLYVDPTDSHTMIIGTTNSGKTYSVIHILISTCAMAGESMIINDIKGELYRMHGKELEEKGYQIININFVNPKASSSWNPLGIIINKWRQAEMEASCSGAEPNYSEALELLKDIANTLTYEKSAKDPFWNAQAGILFEGLVCFLLEEKVMDPETGEMIPLPDEMINSKSIRMLHQQGNTLVSKDETLLMRYVKQYRKPDDQSRAKLTDYFNSPKNTKGSIDSVFANKMDLLTLNQDIMAMTSISEFKMQDIVKQKTAVFIMVQDEKKTYHPFVDIFITQLYEEVIKVARKEKNLRLKYPLNIIYDEFGISKLKNIDDIMAAGRSRGVRMFMAIQDFAQIEENYNEKVAKAISNNVTNFVYLLGGDPETLKDVSKRAGDQLRWDKERETYQREPLLTPEKLSKFDIGDALFIRQRRNPFLTRLLPFNKYCFYQTMNKDCIQQEKELRPVLWFNIEDVYKRKIRMYENVASNEVNGNEVNVEESTGKFARKNLNTILNVTEAAE, encoded by the coding sequence ATGAAAAAGTTAATGGTTGTGATTGCTGGTTTTATTTTTATTTTCTTGTCAATATATTGGTTTGGCATACTTGCTGTTTCTATTTTTAAATACCAATCAATTTCTATAGCTGGAATGTTTAATTATAAATCGCTTTTTTTTGATGAACACCATATATACTTTTATTTTTTAACATTTATTGCGTTGGGACTTTGGCTGGACGTGGTGTATACAACCTACTTTAGTAAAAAACAGAGGGATAAGCGCAAAAAGAAAAGAAAATTATCTCACAATGAACAGGTGTCTATAACACATCTGGCAACAAAGCATGAAGCAAAGAAAGGGTTGCTAAGGCTGGAGATTAATAAAGGAGGGGAAATCAAACACAATACGATTTTAGATTATGTGGATGCTGCTTTTGATCCGCTGAAGAGATTTTATAATCTTATTGTAGGAAGTAATGTTTGCAGAAAATTGTTTAAAACAACAGATATTAATAAACTAAATATCCGACATACTTATATTGTTGGGGAAAAGAAAAATAAAAGAGGTGGCTTACCAATCATCACCAAGAAAAATAAACTTTATGTGGATCCGACAGATAGCCATACAATGATTATTGGTACAACAAATTCGGGCAAAACTTACTCCGTTATACACATTTTAATATCCACATGTGCTATGGCTGGGGAGTCAATGATTATTAATGATATTAAAGGTGAACTCTATCGAATGCATGGCAAAGAACTTGAGGAAAAGGGATATCAAATTATAAATATCAATTTTGTTAATCCTAAGGCTTCATCGTCGTGGAACCCACTAGGAATCATCATTAACAAGTGGCGTCAAGCTGAGATGGAGGCAAGTTGTAGTGGAGCCGAACCTAATTACTCGGAGGCTTTAGAACTACTGAAAGATATAGCAAATACATTAACCTATGAAAAATCTGCCAAGGATCCATTTTGGAATGCCCAGGCAGGTATCCTTTTTGAAGGGTTGGTTTGTTTTTTGCTTGAAGAAAAAGTGATGGATCCAGAAACAGGAGAAATGATTCCCTTGCCGGATGAAATGATCAATTCAAAGTCCATTCGAATGTTGCATCAACAAGGGAATACGCTGGTGAGTAAAGATGAAACATTACTAATGAGATACGTTAAACAGTATAGAAAACCAGATGATCAATCGAGAGCTAAATTAACAGATTATTTCAATAGCCCGAAGAACACCAAAGGCTCCATTGACAGTGTTTTTGCAAATAAGATGGATTTGTTAACACTGAATCAAGATATCATGGCTATGACTTCGATATCAGAGTTTAAAATGCAGGATATCGTTAAACAAAAAACAGCTGTTTTCATAATGGTTCAAGATGAAAAAAAGACGTATCATCCATTTGTTGATATATTTATTACGCAACTGTATGAAGAAGTAATAAAAGTAGCTAGAAAAGAAAAGAATCTACGCTTAAAATATCCACTCAATATTATTTATGACGAATTTGGTATCTCTAAATTGAAGAATATTGATGACATTATGGCTGCTGGAAGGTCACGCGGAGTGAGAATGTTTATGGCAATCCAGGACTTCGCGCAGATAGAAGAAAATTACAATGAGAAGGTAGCTAAAGCAATCAGTAACAATGTAACTAATTTTGTTTACTTACTTGGCGGGGATCCGGAAACGTTGAAGGATGTATCTAAACGAGCCGGTGATCAGTTAAGATGGGATAAAGAACGCGAAACATACCAAAGAGAGCCGCTGCTAACACCTGAAAAACTATCAAAGTTTGATATTGGTGATGCCCTATTTATCCGCCAGAGAAGAAATCCTTTTTTGACTCGTTTATTGCCGTTTAATAAATATTGTTTTTACCAAACGATGAATAAAGATTGTATACAGCAAGAAAAAGAATTAAGACCCGTTCTTTGGTTCAATATAGAAGATGTATATAAAAGGAAAATAAGAATGTACGAGAATGTTGCATCGAATGAGGTTAATGGAAATGAGGTTAATGTAGAGGAATCTACTGGAAAATTTGCAAGAAAAAATTTAAACACAATTTTAAATGTAACGGAGGCGGCTGAATGA
- a CDS encoding recombinase family protein — translation MGIKDFAYIRCSTTKQVKDGNTIEVQLKGIQDYITKNNIEIPHGNWYIDGAQSAKNLNRREFKKLENIVKNGDAERIFIYKRDRLIRDVQDLYTIQNNFVVDKRVKVISVKDGEIAWHNANEEFMQVVYSAKDKLEITQASERTLDNLYMSALKGNYTIASIPIGARRCKRGDAKKAIEFPDENVKDIVFVFDYIADVKCSLQERVDYLNSIQHMAIKWTTHNLTRMITNPIYSGDFVTKRYKIENHTPGVITKEKQNRAIKNLYYKGQRNTYQYVFKDIIHCDTCDTILDQQSTKKRKRNGKGKIYLYYYCPACGYRVSESTVLSELEGRLDRRFMLQEHGKFLKEAVERKTRIKRLINFYNQMYVSGKLEFELAVGEIEKLKQDYKELKIWTDKYYKDNDVIVFSRMSYRAKRIYLESHVKYIKYNAKNLKFDIIYK, via the coding sequence ATGGGAATAAAAGATTTTGCATATATACGTTGTTCTACCACAAAACAAGTTAAAGATGGCAATACGATAGAAGTACAACTAAAAGGGATTCAGGATTATATCACTAAAAATAACATCGAAATACCTCATGGAAATTGGTATATTGATGGTGCGCAATCTGCTAAAAATTTAAATCGTAGAGAGTTTAAAAAGTTAGAGAATATTGTCAAGAATGGTGATGCTGAACGTATTTTCATCTATAAAAGGGATCGACTTATTCGTGATGTTCAAGATCTTTATACAATACAAAATAACTTTGTTGTTGATAAAAGAGTTAAGGTGATCAGTGTTAAAGACGGGGAGATTGCCTGGCATAATGCAAATGAGGAATTTATGCAAGTTGTCTACAGTGCCAAAGATAAGCTGGAAATTACCCAAGCATCAGAACGGACTCTGGATAATCTTTATATGTCTGCTCTTAAAGGTAATTATACTATTGCTTCGATACCCATTGGTGCCAGACGCTGTAAAAGAGGTGATGCAAAAAAAGCTATTGAATTCCCTGATGAAAATGTTAAAGATATAGTTTTTGTATTTGATTATATCGCTGATGTCAAATGCAGTTTGCAGGAACGTGTTGATTATTTGAATTCTATACAGCACATGGCAATAAAATGGACAACTCATAATTTGACTCGTATGATAACAAATCCAATTTATTCAGGTGATTTTGTCACAAAAAGATATAAAATAGAAAATCATACTCCAGGAGTTATAACGAAAGAAAAGCAAAACAGGGCAATAAAAAATCTATATTATAAAGGGCAAAGAAATACATATCAGTATGTTTTCAAAGACATAATACACTGTGATACATGTGATACAATTTTAGATCAGCAAAGTACTAAAAAACGCAAAAGAAATGGTAAAGGTAAAATTTATTTGTATTATTATTGTCCTGCCTGTGGATATCGTGTTTCTGAAAGCACTGTTTTAAGCGAATTGGAAGGGCGTTTAGATCGTAGATTTATGCTCCAAGAACACGGAAAATTTTTAAAGGAAGCGGTAGAACGGAAAACTCGAATAAAGAGATTAATAAATTTTTATAATCAAATGTACGTATCTGGAAAATTAGAATTTGAGTTAGCTGTAGGAGAAATTGAAAAACTCAAGCAAGATTATAAGGAGTTAAAAATATGGACGGATAAATATTATAAAGATAATGATGTTATTGTTTTTTCGCGTATGAGCTATAGAGCGAAGCGTATTTATTTAGAATCTCATGTTAAGTATATAAAATATAACGCTAAAAACTTAAAATTTGACATAATATATAAATAA
- a CDS encoding JAB domain-containing protein yields MLNNVFTSVGIRMVKEKDYYLSHPISSPKEAIRFVIKNFGDFDREVFIVVNLSTNNIPVNLSVVSMGSLDAALVSTREIYKTAILSNARAILLLHNHPSGNLKPSKADLDITKKIVACGKLLDVTVLDHIIFNDRTFLSLREKDPSCLYLGDSLCISSNPELDGEFEI; encoded by the coding sequence ATGTTAAATAATGTTTTTACTTCGGTAGGGATACGAATGGTAAAAGAAAAAGATTATTATTTGAGCCACCCAATAAGTTCTCCTAAAGAAGCGATTCGATTTGTAATTAAAAATTTCGGGGATTTCGATAGAGAGGTATTTATTGTCGTTAACCTTAGCACTAATAATATCCCTGTAAATTTATCTGTTGTATCTATGGGATCGTTAGATGCAGCTCTTGTTTCAACACGTGAAATATATAAGACAGCCATTTTATCAAATGCAAGAGCTATTTTATTACTGCATAATCATCCCTCAGGGAACTTAAAACCTTCAAAGGCAGATTTAGATATAACCAAGAAAATAGTGGCTTGCGGAAAATTACTTGATGTCACAGTTTTAGATCACATCATTTTTAATGATCGAACGTTTCTGAGCCTGAGGGAAAAAGATCCTTCCTGTCTTTATCTTGGTGACTCTTTATGTATATCATCCAATCCTGAACTTGATGGAGAGTTTGAAATATAA
- the mobL gene encoding relaxase MobL, translating into MPDIIVKSRFLEIGKQAPKRSRFKGIITQKSIIGWSKYTGRSSAKTQQDLGDRLSCHEDGFLGYTSRSNATSGTYSYLGWINKDNRKTLIQDLYKATDHDGAILYDTVISLKNYELADKAHLKNHSDYANICKKILPQFLKKMGLDPDNVIWWEDQHTNTMHPHMHLCFIEKNQTRTRGKLTQKQLDQFQLLFAKEINSRLSNKESKDYLQSKDKAFTDLLFQITSDTILNLNTVHDTVLQLYQKLPTAGRLQYGSSAMMPYREEIDEITTAILSSQPLKTAYDDYMQKVDDLEKEMQKATGKTGNIRTAETKKLMKQCGNLILQQFKNPEFINEINNLERPLQKNKSDAELIEKDEDLIDNLLDEDSHFISHSAKTCNTIWDYFNKDYQYAKKLMFGTDEIKQNLNEALKWLKQEADKGNPLAMSDIGNVLKSKKISVTGTSEEWYKRSLERFIQINNQKENEYCRYRIGKMYQYGLGVDQDFDRAMNNYQVSQNYKFSQFALGTLYQYGNGVEKDCATAYAWYLKSYHNGNPMGAYKAAELIRSCDVTESRTKMQELYQSAYQSLINQSISGADERIEYILGKMKENGLGTEKSSVDAFQHYHKAAQNGNADAAYKAAELIQRGKIKVHGDEQEHLYKLALDAYLKEFESNKSDKIAYRLAVLYYYGKGTHIKLEEAVKYASVAAARNNAPAMFLLSKIYLSLNKISESLYYLKLSADKGNDFAQYRYGMYLMRGQYIDKNPALAIEYLKKAAASNNIFALRYLDKTQNTIKPIKKLGKFVNGGVRSYLAKRSAEIERDIEKYLYGDATKE; encoded by the coding sequence ATGCCTGACATTATTGTTAAAAGTCGCTTTTTGGAAATAGGAAAACAAGCGCCAAAGAGGTCAAGGTTTAAAGGGATAATTACACAAAAGTCAATTATTGGATGGTCAAAGTATACAGGGAGATCTTCTGCAAAGACTCAACAGGATTTAGGTGATCGATTATCTTGCCATGAAGACGGTTTTTTAGGATATACATCTCGATCCAATGCAACTAGTGGTACCTATAGCTATCTTGGCTGGATTAATAAAGATAACCGTAAAACGCTAATTCAAGATTTATATAAAGCGACAGATCATGATGGAGCAATCTTATATGATACAGTGATTTCGTTAAAAAACTACGAGCTTGCAGATAAGGCGCATCTGAAAAATCACAGTGATTACGCTAATATTTGCAAAAAAATCCTACCTCAATTTTTAAAAAAAATGGGATTAGATCCGGATAATGTAATTTGGTGGGAAGATCAGCATACGAATACAATGCATCCTCACATGCATCTGTGTTTTATTGAAAAAAACCAAACAAGGACACGTGGTAAATTAACACAAAAGCAGCTTGATCAGTTTCAGCTGCTTTTTGCAAAAGAAATAAATTCTAGATTATCGAATAAAGAAAGTAAAGATTATCTACAAAGTAAAGACAAAGCTTTTACTGATTTATTATTTCAGATAACATCTGATACGATACTAAATCTCAATACAGTTCATGATACAGTACTACAACTTTATCAAAAACTACCAACTGCAGGGCGATTACAATACGGTTCATCCGCTATGATGCCTTACCGTGAGGAGATAGATGAGATAACAACAGCAATATTAAGCAGTCAGCCTTTAAAAACCGCATATGATGATTATATGCAAAAGGTTGATGATTTAGAAAAGGAAATGCAAAAAGCCACCGGTAAAACTGGAAATATAAGAACTGCAGAGACAAAAAAATTGATGAAACAATGTGGGAATTTGATTTTGCAGCAATTTAAAAATCCTGAATTTATTAATGAAATAAATAATTTGGAAAGACCTCTTCAAAAGAATAAATCGGATGCAGAGCTTATAGAAAAAGACGAAGATCTAATTGATAATTTGTTGGATGAAGACTCACATTTTATTAGTCATTCAGCAAAGACATGTAATACGATTTGGGATTATTTTAATAAAGATTATCAGTATGCAAAAAAGTTAATGTTTGGCACTGACGAAATAAAACAAAATTTAAATGAGGCATTAAAATGGTTAAAACAAGAAGCAGATAAAGGGAATCCCCTAGCTATGAGCGATATTGGAAATGTTTTAAAAAGTAAAAAGATATCAGTTACAGGAACATCAGAGGAGTGGTATAAACGTTCACTAGAAAGATTTATCCAAATCAACAATCAAAAAGAAAACGAATATTGCCGTTACAGAATAGGCAAGATGTATCAATATGGATTGGGTGTAGATCAAGATTTTGACAGAGCAATGAATAATTATCAGGTTTCTCAAAATTATAAATTTTCGCAATTTGCTTTAGGAACACTATATCAATATGGAAATGGCGTAGAAAAGGATTGTGCTACAGCTTATGCTTGGTATTTAAAATCATATCATAACGGAAATCCAATGGGAGCGTATAAAGCTGCAGAACTCATTAGATCTTGTGATGTAACTGAGTCCAGAACGAAAATGCAAGAACTTTATCAGAGTGCATATCAATCACTTATTAATCAGAGTATATCTGGAGCGGATGAAAGAATTGAATATATCCTGGGAAAAATGAAAGAAAATGGATTAGGGACTGAAAAAAGCAGTGTGGATGCTTTTCAACATTATCATAAGGCTGCACAAAATGGAAATGCTGATGCAGCTTACAAAGCTGCAGAGTTGATTCAAAGAGGAAAAATAAAAGTGCATGGAGATGAACAGGAACATTTATACAAGTTGGCACTAGATGCATATCTCAAAGAATTTGAATCCAATAAAAGTGATAAAATTGCCTACAGACTTGCTGTTTTATATTATTATGGTAAAGGTACTCATATAAAGTTGGAAGAAGCTGTTAAGTATGCTTCTGTAGCTGCAGCGCGAAATAATGCGCCAGCAATGTTTTTGCTAAGTAAAATATATTTGTCACTAAACAAGATTTCAGAGAGCTTATATTACTTGAAATTATCTGCAGATAAGGGCAATGATTTTGCTCAATATAGATATGGAATGTATTTGATGCGAGGCCAATATATTGATAAAAATCCTGCTTTAGCTATCGAATATCTCAAGAAAGCTGCCGCGTCAAATAATATCTTCGCACTAAGATATCTTGATAAAACACAAAACACAATTAAGCCTATTAAAAAACTAGGAAAATTTGTAAATGGTGGTGTGCGAAGCTATCTAGCAAAGAGATCTGCAGAGATTGAAAGAGACATCGAAAAATATCTTTATGGAGATGCAACGAAGGAGTAA